The proteins below come from a single Cryptococcus gattii WM276 chromosome D, complete sequence genomic window:
- a CDS encoding E2 ubiquitin-conjugating enzyme, putative (Similar to TIGR gene model, INSD accession AAW45964.1) has product MIKLWSVKKNEEAAAKKRPKVTAAQLRIQKDLTELDLPSTMKTVFPDPNDVLNFKLTITPDEGIYKGGVFTFSFVINPNYPHEPPKVKCLEKIYHPNLDLEGNVCLNILREDWKPVLTLSSVMIGIQYLFLEPNPDDPLNKDAAEDFRRNRENFMHNVKTAMRGGSVRGESFDRVLP; this is encoded by the exons ATGATCAAG CTCTGGTCCGTCAAGAAGAACGAAGAGGCTGCTGCAAAGAAGAGACCCAAGGTCACTGCTGCTCAACTCCGAATCCAAAAAG ACTTGACCGAGCTCGATCTTCCCTCTACAATGAAAACCGTCTTCCCCGACCCCAACGACGTCCTCAACTTTAAACTGACCATTACTCCTGACGAAGGTATCTACAAAGGTGGCGTCTTTACCTTTTCCTTTGTGATCAACCCCAACTATCCTCATGAACCGCCCAAGGTCAAGTGTTTGGAGAAGATTTACCACCCTAATTTGGATCTGGAGGGGAATGTCTGCCT AAACATTTTGAGAGAAGATTGGAAACCCGTTTTAACACTTTCTAGTGTGATGATCGGTATCCAATACCTTTTCCTTGAACC TAACCCTGATGACCCCTTGAACAAGG ACGCCGCTGAAGATTTCAGACGGAACCGAGAAAACTTTATGCACAATGTCAAGACGGCTATGCGAGGTGGCTCTGTCAGAGGGGAATCATTTGACCGTGTCCTTCCTTGA
- a CDS encoding uncharacterized protein (Similar to TIGR gene model, INSD accession AAW45966.1), whose amino-acid sequence MSFGGFGQAAGGAKPLFGGFGQQPSTTLAQPATTGGSGGLFGSQSQPQQQQQQLQPQQQPTGGLFGSQPKPAGTGLFGSTSTGQPQQLQGQQGGGGLFGSNTGAGTGATGAGGGLFGSVQQQQQPQAGGGLFGSTAGTGGTVGTSTGGLFGQQPKPAGGLFGSTAGPAPGGGGGLFGSTLQQPQQQPQQQQQQQGLFGSTTQPAQTGGLFGSTAQQPQQQQQQQQLQQQGGGLFGNLGQSQAKPAGGLFGASAFGAPQQQQPQLQQQPQGGMFGSAFGQSTNQVGQLQPSQAVQPSMQQSVFGVKKEMDIESRIKAVQDAWDTSNPDCRFKYFFYNVVEEGTANRYARPAGANDDAKWAKALRDNPDPNSMVPVLAVGWADVKKRQQLQENLASVHQERIKEIAAALAHTRQTSLSSSIRLANLQARQSQLVHRLIHLAAQTPQHVPIIQSTVFKQEEADMAKQLEGVKAELEGHGRNSVKRVEARGEVSRGRLLGQVNELWGQLEEIRRKRKVRGPDGREQWIGDEKVLGEIAEVLATQQTALQKLSDLVQDANLDADVMLSHGGER is encoded by the exons ATGTCGTTTGGCGGATTCG GACAAGCTGCAGGGGGTGCTAAACCTCTCTTTGGAGGATTTGGCCAGCAACCATCCACTACTTTGGCTCAGCCAGCTACTACCGGCGGCAGTGGTGGACTCTTTGGATCCCAGTCTCAACCgcagcaacagcaacagcaactGCAGCCACAGCAACAACCAACAGGTGGTTTATTCGGATCACAACCAAAACCTGCGGGGACGGGACTGTTTGGGTCAACGTCCACTGGCCAGCCACAACAGCTACAGGGACAacaaggaggaggaggacTGTTTGGGTCGAATACAGGGGCGGGGACGGGGGCGACAGGTGCTGGAGGAGGGTTGTTTGGATCAgtgcagcagcagcaacagccCCAGGCTGGAGGTGGATTGTTTGGAAGTACGGCGGGGACAGGGGGGACGGTGGGGACGAGTACGGGAGGACTGTTTGGACAGCAGCCAAAACCTGCGGGAGGGCTGTTTGGAAGTACTGCTGGGCCTGCGCCTGGCGGCGGTGGTGGACTTTTTGGATCGACTCTGCAACAACCCCAACAACAGCCgcagcaacagcaacaacaacaggGTCTCTTTGGATCGACTACGCAGCCTGCTCAGACGGGAGGGCTGTTTGGATCAACAGCTCAACAACcgcagcagcagcagcagcagcagcagctgcAGCAGCAAGGTGGAGGGTTGTTTGGGAATCTTGGACAGTCACAAGCCAAGCCTGCGGGTGGTTTGTTTGGCGCTAGCGCATTTGGTGCTCcacaacaacagcaaccACAGTTACAACAGCAACCGCAAGGCGGCATGTTCGGATCCGCTTTTGGGCAGTCTACGAATCAGGTTGGCCAGCTTCAGCCATCCCAGGCTGTTCAGCCGAGTATGCAGCAGAGCGTGTTTGGTGtaaagaaggagatggatATCGAGTCGCGGATCAAGGCGGTCCAGGATGCTTGGGATACAAGTAATCCTGATTGTCGTTTCAAA TACTTTTTCTATAATGTTGTGGAGGAGGGGACAGCAAACAGATATGCAAGGCCGGCAGGTGCGAATGATGATGCCAAGTGGGCAAAAGCTTTGCGGGATAACCCCGATCCCAACTC TATGGTGCCCGTATTGGCAGTCGGGTGGGCCGATGTGAAAAAACGTCAACAGCTCCAAGAAAACCTGGCAAGCGTGCATCAAGAACGTATCAAGGAGATCGCCGCTGCCCTTGCACATACCCGACAAACGTCGCTCTCATCGTCTATCCGTCTGGCCAACCTTCAAGCAAGACAATCCCAACTTGTGCATCGGTTGATCCACCTCGCAGCTCAGACTCCCCAGCATGTACCCATCATTCAGTCGACAGTGTTCAAGCAGGAAGAGGCGGATATGGCCAAGCAGCTTGAAGGGGTCAAGGCGGAGCTTGAAGGACACGGTAGAAATAGTGTGAAGCGGGTTGAGGCCAGGGGAGAAGTATCTAGAGGGAGACTGTTGGGTCAGGTGAATGAGCTTTGGGGCCAGCTAGAGGAGATTCGGCGGAAGAGAAAGGTCCGGGGTCCTGATGGACGAGAGCAGTGGATAGGCGATGAAAAGGTGCTGGGTGAGATTGCAGAG GTTTTGGCGACTCAGCAAACGGCGTTACAAAAGCTGTCAGATCTTGTGCAAGACGCGAACCTGGATGCGGACGTGATGCTGAGCCATGGCGGCGAGCGATGA
- a CDS encoding protein-ER retention-related protein, putative (Similar to TIGR gene model, INSD accession AAW45967.1) — MDIDSPPSNTIPDPHSHVTLPSFSASFPLPFRVLFLVGLATLLWALNLHVLAALRIDISAVLDLRDDPGGDGRISLEPGDDGDERAEQGILSPRVQPLALTLNEDTPMRPTNTRIVRPSANMLYGPMYKLFLMYCGWVGTAWVLFRYLSGEEEEAMERWRVIPGLAMVGVVAAVAVPWRGVLERERAGFRRAIKRILLPRINDPIHFSDVILADILTSFAKVLGDLWISTIQIWCGGITQGRVSQRGWSNYITLLMVSLPYMLRFRQCLLEYYQSSWQSPRPLANALKYFSAFPVILLSALQKSVVSDIASQKGISVQELTEQHDRWFGEHRLFRLWLLAVCVNSMYSFWWDVEMDWGLALCEADTWLGAKKEGGGRHEGWIERMKKMLRKRRDVDHHQRSPCPTPSPFNTSPPVSPTRIGNGSGNGNGSGSGSTKPFFAFGLRSTLLLPDPLIYHLFTIVDLILRFTWSLKLSNRLHTISEVESGVFLMETLELVRRWMWVFIRAEWEAVKMKEHRWGRGKLVWEEEDE; from the exons ATGGACATCGACTCGCCCCCCTCGAACACGATCCCGGACCCGCACAGCCACGTGACGCTCCCCTCGTTCTCCGCGTCGTTCCCCCTCCCATTCCgcgtcctcttcctcgtcgGCCTCGCAACCCTCCTCTGGGCACTCAACCTCCATGTCCTCGCAGCCCTCCGCATAGACATCAGCGCAGTCCTCGACCTCAGAGATGACCCAGGCGGTGACGGGCGTATATCCCTCGAGCCAGGCGACGACGGCGACGAGCGTGCAGAGCAGGGCATCCTCTCTCCCCGAGTGCAGCCGCTGGCGCTCACGCTCAACGAAGATACGCCCATGCGCCCTACAAACACGCGGATCGTGAGGCCATCGGCGAACATGCTGTACGGACCGATGTACAAGCTGTTTCTCATGTACTGCGGCTGGGTCGGGACGGCATGGGTGCTTTTCAGGTACCTGAGCggcgaagaggaggaagcgaTGGAGCGGTGGAGAGTCATTCCTGGTTTGGCCATGGTAGGTGTCGTCGCTGCGGTGGCAGTACCATGGAGAGGTGTTCTGGAGAGGGAGCGAGCTGGGTTTAGAAG AGCGATCAAGAGGATATTACTGCCTCGTATCAATGATCCTATCCATTTTTCAGATGTCATTCTCGCCGATATCCTCACGTCGTTTGCCAAAGTGCTTGGCGATTTGTGGATCTCTACTATCCAAATCTGGTGCGGTGGCATCACCCAGGGTCGCGTCAGTCAACGAGGATGGAGCAACTATATCACCTTGCTCATGGTGAG TCTACCATACATGCTGCGATTCCGTCAATGTCTTTTGGAGTACTACCAATCCTCATGGCAATCCCCTCGTCCCCTCGCCAACGCCCTCAAGTACTTTTCCGCCTTTCCCGTCATCCTTCTCTCGGCGCTACAAAAATCAGTCGTGTCAGATATCGCCAGTCAAAAAGGCATCTCTGTCCAAGAACTCACCGAGCAACATGATCGATGGTTTGGCGAGCACCGATTGTTCAGGCTATGGCTTCTCGCCGTTTGCGTCAATTCCATGTACAGTTTCTGGTGGGATGTGGAGATGGACTGGGGATTAGCGTTATGCGAGGCGGACACGTGGTTGGGAGCGAAAAAGGAAGGCGGTGGGAGACATGAAGGATGGATAGAGcggatgaagaagatgttGCGTAAACGAAGAGATGTCGATCATCATCAACGCTCTCCTTGTCCTACCCCCTCACCGTTTAACACCTCTCCACCCGTCTCACCTACACGCATCGGAAACGGATCCGGGAACGGTAACGGATCTGGATCTGGATCTACTAAACCCTTCTTCGCATTCGGCCTGCGCTCCACGCTTCTCCTCCCTGACCCGCTCATCTACCATCTTTTCACAATCGTCGATCTCATCCTTCGATTCACATGGTCGCTCAAGCTTTCTAATCGTTTACATACGATCAGCGAGGTTGAAAGTGGAGTGTTTTTGATGGAGACGCTCGAGTTGGTCAGGAGGTGGATGTGGGTGTTCATCAGGGCAGAGTGGGAGGCGGTCAAAATGAAAGAACATAGGTGGGGGAGGGGGAAACTCGTctgggaggaagaggacgagTAG
- a CDS encoding 60S ribosomal protein l37, mitochondrial precursor (yml37), putative (Similar to TIGR gene model, INSD accession AAW45960.1), translating into MITLRPFKSLASRRSIQVTRILAASFSTSSSFASPKTKSGRTVVSSCAAGTPLTNLSILKDKPDPVALPDDQYPAWLWTLLEDTSKAHKAQENAVHLTQEGESGFNVQAEKKKLKNLNRQNIKAANYLKSTA; encoded by the exons ATGATCACCTTAAGACCATTCAAGAGCCTGGCCAGCAGGCGATCAATACAGGTTACTCGAATTCTTGCTGcctctttctccacttcctCGTCTTTCGCCTCTCCTAAAACGAAGTCCGGAAGGA CTGTTGTTTCCTCATGCGCCGCCGGAACTCCTCTTACCAacctctccatcctcaaAGACAAGCCTGACCCCGTCGCTCTTCCCGACGACCAGTACCCAGCATGGTTGTGGACTTTACTGGAAGATACTAGCAAGGCGCACAAGGCGCAGGAGAATGCTGTTCACTTGACCCAAGAGGGAGAATCAGGGTTTAACGTACAAgcggagaagaagaagttgaagaaTTT AAATCGACAAAACATCAAGGCTGCTAACTACCTGAAGTCAACGGCATAG
- a CDS encoding ada3 protein (ngg1 protein), putative (Similar to TIGR gene model, INSD accession AAW45969.1) — protein sequence MPRQFPNPLLPLLHSTTYPQLPSVSDLETIRQALAEYALSASGSGSSVNGDSGAGASAGGFGGVGTGMGVDEGGTPGAMGDDVKKKDKKRKEREDEDRERERDREREKEKERERAAIEANERASMRLEMAEKARLAHAHGHAGQGVAGKKKGLSAVAGKGSSTASPTGVKVKRERSVSPAASNASTTSFKPSASQQTYSGQIKKKKKIKRVLDSDDETPSTRDRSMTLASPPPPSHPHPSTTSGLKLKISHTQPKRPSVDASHSPSSSSTPLPGAHIDFTLPAQPSRPLVPTRQGPRQPMKPGPKKQSEVDEDYSNKKAPNQVAFPTFWSAVEPYLRDVREDDLAMLGFKVVWDEEDGNPPGTRTRFPVPNLRQQQLQQSQQGLNHRRKNTLALSGGGGTATQMIPHFVPAQEMRDENLVDEQRGLGALTERVVAAVVGTFVGDDRERERERRERERMENGEVGGERVDPVKVDVVDLEERMKHELRAVMLLGEHEEFDPNNRDDDEITSALRQCQRLLVHQTALNEARKTRLVEIAKQRLAYTEYRAALDGVEKSIEEAWLKRIKKYGLSPKKKLMVDAGGPGTVIGEHGEVVQLNASGRPPVPDTLKRLVDTRKSWMGSVGQVIKERPRGELIGIPGESVYKGIEEGESSV from the exons ATGCCACGCCAATTCCCAAaccctctcctcccttTACTCCACTCCACGACGTACCCTCAATTACCGTCTGTATCTGATTTGGAGACTATCCGACAAGCGTTGGCAGAGTATGCTTTGTCGGCATCAGGGTCGGGATCGAGTGTGAATGGCGACAGCGGTGCCGGCGCTAGTGCTGGAGGATTTGGAGGAGTAGGAACGGGAATGGGGGTTGATGAAGGAGGGACGCCAGGGGCGATGGGGGATGATgtcaagaagaaggacaagaagcGTAAAGAACGGGAGGATGAAGACcgggaaagggaaagagatagggaaagggagaaggagaaggaaagggaaagagcGGCGATAGAAGCGAACGAGCGAGCGAGTATGCGGTTGGAAATGGCCGAGAAAGCACGGTTGGCACATGCGCATGGACATGCGGGACAAGGGGTGGctgggaagaagaagggattgAGTGCGGTTGCGGGCAAAGGGTCGTCCACTGCAAGTCCGACAGGAGTCAAGGTGAAGAGGGAAAGGTCTG TGAGCCCGGCAGCGTCGAATGCCTCGACAACGTCGTTCAAACCTAGTGCATCGCAACAGACGTATAGTGGACAaatcaagaagaagaagaagatcaagagGGTGCTGGACAGCGATGATGAAACGCCCT CAACGAGGGACCGCTCAATGACCCTCGCCTCCCCACCGCCACCGTCACACCCACACCCATCCACCACATCCGGCTTGAAACTCAAAATCTCGCATACCCAGCCTAAACGCCCCTCGGTCGACGCTTCCCACTCcccttcatcatcctccacACCCCTCCCCGGCGCCCACATTGATTTCACCCTCCCCGCCCAACCTTCCCGCCCGCTCGTCCCTACGAGGCAAGGACCGAGACAGCCGATGAAACCGGGGCCTAAAAAGCAAAGTGAAGTGGATGAAGATTATAGTAACAAAAAGGCGCCCAACCAGGTTGCGTTTCCGACATTTTGGAGTGCGGTGGAGCCGTATTTGAGGGATGTGAGAGAGGATGATTTGGCCATGTTGGGCTTCAAGGTGG TatgggatgaagaagatgggaATCCGCCTGGTACACGTACCCGCTTCCCCGTCCCCAATTTGCGGCAACAACAACTCCAGCAGTCCCAGCAGGGTCTGAATCATAGGCGTAAGAATACGTTGGCTCTATCCGGGGGAGGGGGAACGGCGACGCAGATGATTCCGCATTTCGTACCGGCGCAAGAAATGAGGGATGAGAATCTGGTGGATGAGCAACGAGGGTTGGGTGCGTTGACGGAGAGGGTTGTCGCCGCTGTGGTGGGGACGTTTGTAGGAGATGACagggagagagaaagagagagaagggagagggagaggatggagaatGGAGAGGTGGGTGGGGAAAGAGTGGATCCTGTAAAAGTGGATGTGGTTGATTtggaggagaggatgaaaCACGAATTAAGAGCGGTTATGCTGCTAGGCGAGCACGAAGAG TTTGACCCCAATAATCGAGATGACGACGAGATCACATCCGCTTTACGCCAATGCCAACGTCTTTTAGTGCACCAAACAGCACTGAACGAAGCCCGTAAAACGCGTCTTGTGGAAATAGCGAAACAACGCCTGGCGTACACAGAGTACCGTGCCGCGCTCGACGGTGTGGAGAAATCTATTGAAGAAGCATGGCTGAAACGTATTAAAAAGTATGGGCTATCACCTAAAAAGAAGTTGATGGTGGACGCTGGGGGGCCGGGGACGGTGATCGGGGAACATGGAGAAGTGGTGCAGCTGAATGCGTCTGGCCGGCCGCCGGTGCCAGATACGTTGAAACGGTTGGTGGATACGCGTAAAAGCTGGATGGGGAGCGTGGGCCAGGTGATCAAGGAACGGCCGAGGGGAGAATTGATAGGGATTCCGGGGGAGAGCGTGTACAAGGGTAtagaagagggagagagtAGTGTATAG
- a CDS encoding 26S protease regulatory subunit 6B, putative (Similar to TIGR gene model, INSD accession AAW45962.1) produces the protein MSVATQKMPKTPTSAPGGSIKTYYQNKIEAAELDITRKTQNLRRLEAQRNALNARVRLLREELQVLQEPGSYVGEVIKVMGKKKVLVKVQPEGKYVVDFSPDIPVSALTPNIRVSLRADSYLLHSILPNKIDPLVSLMMVEKVPDSTYEMVGGLDKQIKEIKEVIELPVKHPELFESLGIAQPKGVLLYGPPGTGKTLLARAVAHHTDCRFIRVSGSELVQKYIGEGSRMVRELFVMAREHAPSIIFMDEIDSIGSSRGEGGGKSGDSEVQRTMMELLNQLDGFEATKNIKVIMATNRIDILDSALLRPGRIDRKIEFPPPNPEARITILKIHSRKMSLQRGINFRALAEKMGNCSGAEVRGICTEAGMYALRERRQYVGQEDFEMAIAKVLKKNADNNMSVNKLFS, from the exons ATGTCAGTGGCGACACAGAAGATGCCCAAAACTCCAACATCTGCCCCTGGAGGTAGCATCAAG ACTTACTATCAGAATAAGATCGAAGCTGCTGAGCTTGACATCACTCGTAAAACACAAAACCTTCGTCGTTTGGAAGCTCAGCGTAATGCCCTTAACGCTCGAG TGAGACTACTTCGAGAAGAATTGCAGGTTTTGCAAGAGCCCGGAAGTTATGTCGGCGAGGTCATCAAGGTGATGGGTAAGAAGAAGGTTTTGGTCAAGGTGCAGCCTGAGGGCAAGTACG TGGTCGACTTCTCCCCCGATATTCCCGTCTCTGCTCTTACCCCCAACATCCGAGTTTCCCTTCGAGCCGATTCTTATCTCCTCCACTCCATTCTGCCCAACAAGATCGACCCCCTCGTCTCTCTTATGATGGTCGAAAAGGTTCCTGACAGTACATATGAGATGGTTGGTGGTTTGGACAAGCAAATCAAGGAGATTAAGGAAGTTATCGAATTGCCCGTTAAGCACCCCGAACTGTTTGAGAGTTTGGGTATTGCTCAGCCGAAGGGTGTTTTGCTCTACGGTCCACCGGGAACAGGTAAGACCCTTCTCGCTCGAGCGGTCGCCCACCACACCGACTGCCGATTCATACGAGTATCTGGTTCGGAACTTGTACAAAAGTACATTGGTGAAGGTTCCCGAATGGTGCGAGAGCTGTTCGTCATGGCCCGAGAACATGCGCCGAGTATCATCTTCATGGATGAAATTGACTCTATTGGAAGTTCGCGAGGAGAAGGGGGTGGCAAGAGCGGGGATTCGGAAGTGCAGAGGACAATGATGGAATTGTTGAACCAGCTGGATGGATTCGAGGCCACCAAGAATATCAAG GTTATCATGGCAACAAACCGTATAGACATCCTCGATTCCGCTCTCCTGCGTCCTGGACGTATCGACCGTAAGATCGAGTTCCCTCCTCCCAACCCCGAGGCTCGAATCACCATTCTCAAGATCCACTCTAGAAAGATGTCTCTTCAACGTGGTATCAACTTTAGGGCATTGGCAGAGAAGATGGGCAACTGTTCAGGTGCTGAAGTCAGGGGTATCTGTACTGAAGCGG GAATGTACGCACTGCGAGAGAGAAGACAATATGTCGGTCAGGAGGACTTTGAGATGGCGATAGCAAAGgttttgaagaagaatgcGGATAACAACATGAGCGTAAACAAGCTCTTCAGTTAA
- a CDS encoding uncharacterized protein (Similar to SGTC gene model, INSD accession EAL18324.1): MSQLGELSDQWHTVTLKIPFHTSEHALIARRALDVDREQNGSLVRREMNVEGDVLIVNYATTSVRLLRLSTNSFLSSADLVLRTMSSFAPDPSDRIPTDEELEELRQEANRNTGAGGGIELKGDGKGAGSGEEVR; encoded by the exons ATGTCCCAGCTAGGAGAACTTTCAGACCAGTGGCATACAGT CACATTAAAAATCCCATTCCACACTTCCGAACATGCGCTCATAGCGAGGAGGGCGCTCGATGTGGATAGAGAGCAGAACGGCAGTCTGGTGCGAAGAGAGATGAATGTCGAAGGGGACGTACTCATCGT TAACTACGCTACAACATCCGTCCGCCTTCTCCGTCTCTCCACAAACTCATTCCTTTCTTCTGCCGATCTTGTACTCCGCACCATGTCATCCTTCGCCCCCGATCCTTCGGACAGAATACCCACCGACGAAGAATTGGAAGAGTTGAGGCAGGAGGCGAACAGAAATACAGGAGCCGGTGGGGGAATAGAACTGAAGGGCGATGGGAAGGGTGCAGGCAGTGGCGAAGAAGTCAGATAA
- a CDS encoding mitochondrial matrix protein import-related protein, putative (Similar to TIGR gene model, INSD accession AAW45965.1), with protein MARRITSAESLGNTLYRARPRRPTVLTYTLILRSYSTPAQQKSTHPATAYDRLRPVISTFQAPIDWAAAYGSGVLPQASYKPPAPGEAGPLTDLLIATPDAEVFHNINLAQNPGHYPVYARWMGGKGVGWVQEKWGAGVWYVTMVDMNGVNVKYGVISTPTLEKDLKEWTTFYLSGRLHKPVLTLLPPPSSLSSALRTNSHSALSLALLLLPPSFTEDALWEQIAGLSYSGDPRMSVPGAENPEKVKNIVKGEGAREGFRKVYGGLLRRLGISWMGEEKGDKKEWEWKGNGEEMMVRPDGSEYLVSLTLSLPLSLRQSLIVHYPTLSSASSEHTSWAPVVQDSKFRANLSEALRKIIHGPALRQSIKGLFTAGPVKSFWYSLAKVGKWFKGRKQK; from the exons ATGGCAAGACGTATAACATCAGCAGAATCACTTGGAAACACACTCTACCGAGCTCGGCCCCGTCGTCCCACAGTTCTCACATACACTCTTATCCTCCGCTCCTATTCCACCCCGGCGCAACAAAAATCGACACATCCCGCTACTGCCTACGACAGACTCCGGCCTGTCATATCGACATTCCAAGCACCTATCGATTGGGCAGCGGCGTACGGCTCGGGTGTTCTTCCCCAGGCATCGTACAAGCCCCCAGCGCCGGGCGAAGCGGGACCCCTTACAGACTTGTTGATCGCCACGCCCGACGCAGAGGTTTTCCACAACATCAATTTGGCGCAGAACCCGGGACATTATCCTGTATATGCGAGGTGGATGGGTGGGAAGGGCGTAGGGTGGGTGCAGGAGAAGTGGGGAGCGGGCGTGTGGTATGTCACCATGGTGGATATGAACGGCGTC AATGTCAAGTACGGTGTGATATCCACACCTACGCTGGAGAAAGACTTGAAAGAATGGACTACATTCTACCTCTCGGGACGGTTACACAAGCCCGTGCTAACCCTTCTCCCACCACCGTCATCCCTCTCCTCAGCTCTCCGTACAAACTCTCACTCTGCCCTCTCCCTCGCTCTCCTCCTCTTACCGCCTTCGTTCACAGAAGATGCGCTTTGGGAGCAGATTGCTGGGTTAAGTTACTCGGGCGACCCGAGGATGAGCGTGCCAGGAGCAGAGAACCCGGAAAAGGTCAAGAATATCGTAAAAGGTGAAGGAGCAAGAGAGGGGTTTCGAAAAGTTTATGGTGGTCTGTTGAGAAGATTAGGAATCAGTTggatgggagaagagaagggtgataaaaaagaatgggaatggaaagggaatggagaagagatgatgGTT AGACCTGATGGATCAGAGTACCTCGTCTCGCTCACCCTATCCTTACCGCTCTCCCTCCGTCAATCTCTTATCGTTCATTATCCTACGCTCTCATCTGCATCAAGCGAGCATACCAGTTGGGCACCTGTCGTCCAAGACTCCAAATTCCGAGCTAATCTCTCGGAAGCATTGCGCAAAATCATTCATGGCCCCGCTTTACGCCAAAGTATCAAGGGACTGTTCACTGCCGGTCCAGTGAAGAGTTTTTGGTATAGCTTGGCCAAAGTCGGAAAGTGGTTCAAGGGGAGAAAGCAAAAgtaa
- a CDS encoding Hypothetical Protein (Similar to TIGR gene model, INSD accession AAW45961.1): protein MRGFGQAILHPQLTVVLALLVFSYVSAAQKPATKYIYANRSLLVKENPLEKRARAKKPEYVAHKAGDLTCRPFGECSPCPKDELDQAFCLPFGNRRLLHCIPAYANTSMSQQGEVPAWEACGKVVKKETQDFYEFVTANLLFLIVALTILWARTSALAAEQYRQLAARIGIPGGNWVTAG from the exons ATGAGGGGGTTCGGACAGGCTATATT ACATCCCCAGCTCACAGTCGTCCTCGCACTCTTGGTCTTTTCATATGTCTCAGCAGCGCAAAAGCCCGCTACCAAATACATCTACGCCAATCGCTCCCTTCTGGTTAAGGAGAATCCCCTTGAAAAAAGAGCGCGCGCCAAGAAACCCGAATATGTTGCCCACAAGGCGGGAGATTTAACATGTAGGCCGTTTGGAGAATGTTCTCCATGTCCGAAGGATGAG CTCGACCAAGCATTCTGCCTTCCCTTCGGAAACCGACGACTTCTTCATTGCATCCCAGCCTATGCCAATACATCCATGTCTCAGCAAGGTGAAGTCCCCGCATGGGAAGCTTGCGGTAAAGTGGTAAAAAAGGAAACGCAAGACTTCTACGAATTTGTT ACTGCGAACCTCTTGTTCCTGATAGTCGCTTTAACAATACTATGGGCGAGGACATCGGCACTGGCGGCCGAGCAGTATAGGCAGCTAGCTGCTAGAATTGGTATACCTGGAGGGAACTGGGTGACGGCCGGCTAG